A DNA window from Purpureocillium takamizusanense chromosome 9, complete sequence contains the following coding sequences:
- the TRR1 gene encoding thioredoxin-disulfide reductase, variant 2 (COG:O~BUSCO:EOG0926386D~EggNog:ENOG503NW0C) → MYEGFMANGTAAGGQLTTTTEVENYPGFPKGIMGQELMDNMRAQSERFGTEIITDTVTKLDLSARPFKYSTEFSPEETHTADAVVIATGASARRLNLPGEDKYWQNGISACAVCDGALPIFRNKPLYVIGGGDSAAEEATFLTKYASKVVVLVRRDVLRASKTMAHRLLNHPKAEVRFHSAATEVRGGEDGLMSHLVVKNSATGQEEVVEASGLFYAIGHDPATALVKGQLDMDEDGYIKTKPGTTMTSIEGVFAAGDVQDKRYRQAITSAGTGCMAALEAEHFLAEQESS, encoded by the exons ATGTACGAGGGCTTCATGgccaacggcaccgccgctggTGGGCAGctgaccacgacgaccgAGGTCGAAAACTACCCGGGCTTCCCCAAGGGCATCATGGGCCAGGAGTTGATG GACAACATGCGCGCTCAGTCTGAGCGCTTCGGCACGGAAATCATCACCGACACGGTGACCAAGCTGGACCTCTCGGCGCGGCCCTTCAAGTACTCGACCGAGTTCAGCCCCGAGGAGACGCAcacggccgacgccgtggtcatcgcgacgggcgcgtcggcgcggcgcctcaaCCTCCCCGGCGAGGACAAGTACTGGCAGAACGGCATCTCGGCGTGCGCCGtgtgcgacggcgcgctgcccATCTTCCGCAACAAGCCCCTGTACgtcattggcggcggcgactcggccgccgaggaggccacCTTCCTCACAAAGTACGCCTccaaggtggtggtgctcgtccgccgcgacgTCCTCCGCGCCAGCAAGACCATGGCCCACCGCCTCCTCAACCACCCCAAGGCCGAGGTCCGCTTCcactcggccgccaccgaggtccgcggcggcgaggacggcctcatgagccacctcgtcgtcaagaaCAGCGCCACCGGCCAGGAGGAGGTGGTCGAGGCCAGCGGCCTCTTCTACGCCATCGGCCACGaccccgccaccgccctcgtcaagggccagctcgacatggacgaggacggctACATCAAGACCAAGCccggcaccaccatgaccagcatcgagggcgtcttcgccgccggcgacgtccaGGACAAGCGCTACCGCCAGGCCATTACCAGTGCCG GTACCGGTTGcatggccgccctcgaggccgagcacttcctcgccgagcaaGAGTCTTCGTAG
- the TRR1 gene encoding thioredoxin-disulfide reductase (COG:O~BUSCO:EOG0926386D~EggNog:ENOG503NW0C), with amino-acid sequence MHSKVVIIGSGPAAHTAAVYLARAELKPVMYEGFMANGTAAGGQLTTTTEVENYPGFPKGIMGQELMDNMRAQSERFGTEIITDTVTKLDLSARPFKYSTEFSPEETHTADAVVIATGASARRLNLPGEDKYWQNGISACAVCDGALPIFRNKPLYVIGGGDSAAEEATFLTKYASKVVVLVRRDVLRASKTMAHRLLNHPKAEVRFHSAATEVRGGEDGLMSHLVVKNSATGQEEVVEASGLFYAIGHDPATALVKGQLDMDEDGYIKTKPGTTMTSIEGVFAAGDVQDKRYRQAITSAGTGCMAALEAEHFLAEQESS; translated from the exons ATGCATAGCAAGGTCGTCA TTATCGGCTCGGGGCCTGCGGCCCACACCGCAGCCGTGTACCTGGCCAGAGCGGAGTTGAAGC CCGTCATGTACGAGGGCTTCATGgccaacggcaccgccgctggTGGGCAGctgaccacgacgaccgAGGTCGAAAACTACCCGGGCTTCCCCAAGGGCATCATGGGCCAGGAGTTGATG GACAACATGCGCGCTCAGTCTGAGCGCTTCGGCACGGAAATCATCACCGACACGGTGACCAAGCTGGACCTCTCGGCGCGGCCCTTCAAGTACTCGACCGAGTTCAGCCCCGAGGAGACGCAcacggccgacgccgtggtcatcgcgacgggcgcgtcggcgcggcgcctcaaCCTCCCCGGCGAGGACAAGTACTGGCAGAACGGCATCTCGGCGTGCGCCGtgtgcgacggcgcgctgcccATCTTCCGCAACAAGCCCCTGTACgtcattggcggcggcgactcggccgccgaggaggccacCTTCCTCACAAAGTACGCCTccaaggtggtggtgctcgtccgccgcgacgTCCTCCGCGCCAGCAAGACCATGGCCCACCGCCTCCTCAACCACCCCAAGGCCGAGGTCCGCTTCcactcggccgccaccgaggtccgcggcggcgaggacggcctcatgagccacctcgtcgtcaagaaCAGCGCCACCGGCCAGGAGGAGGTGGTCGAGGCCAGCGGCCTCTTCTACGCCATCGGCCACGaccccgccaccgccctcgtcaagggccagctcgacatggacgaggacggctACATCAAGACCAAGCccggcaccaccatgaccagcatcgagggcgtcttcgccgccggcgacgtccaGGACAAGCGCTACCGCCAGGCCATTACCAGTGCCG GTACCGGTTGcatggccgccctcgaggccgagcacttcctcgccgagcaaGAGTCTTCGTAG
- the VPS53 gene encoding Vacuolar protein sorting-associated protein 53 (COG:U~BUSCO:EOG092612AK~EggNog:ENOG503NVVZ), producing MNISHGQTSSLDAVDYDPMVHLNQLFSHPSTVSSISQVSQNLKARQHELSSDIDILEAKQAYQPDSSLERMQSAQTELAQLFRKIETVRSRAIETEQNITSMTADIKRLDGTKRNLTLSMTALKRLQMLTTAYEQLRGLAKTRQYRECAGLLQAVIQLMKHFNSYRSIEQIATLSREVSELQRELLEQVCEDFEMAFAKGEVASKKGMLVEACLVMDALGDSAKSRIINWYVNTELREYRQVFRGNDEAGSLDNIGRRYSWFKRMMKTHEEEHATIFPPHWRMGELLATAFCDGTRDDFKGILERSMRRVDGNKVDVNLLLSCLQETLDFEQTLEKRFSNEPRASIDTLSSTEGRAHNFNGLISVAFEPYLSLWVESQDRQLAAMIPKYRNQPSIPPDEEFSPQAVMTSAIELFHFYKLTLSQCAKLSTSDRLLDLSRTLAKYLDEYAQQVLLYKLQAGGQHGPSVQDAVLVLNTADFWHLNTNQLEENIKKRIDDDLMPKVDLSSQSDAFLGVASAAVLALVHLVELDCENVWREMKNTNWSTMDSAGDQSSYVSELVRHVNSKTEEILGVVTKQQYARAFCDNLVEHLATAYIANIVQCRPISEIGAQQMLVDKYALTKSFGTLMSHHNPSPNQQPPPSGFVRRVEHSMNRMDPLLKTLQVRASPPEGLVQAYLIHIGDRSDINFKKILELKGVRKQDQAHLIELYNIHKESGSNDKLAQNSPLLTPLMTGPHHSSGGGGGSVGLGVMNPTAALSAASGTRFDAGSLGEKLLSAARDIGTGAAGTGMGMGMATAAGAGPSGSEKATINENLRNFGKFFKKDFGGLGARFGKRDGSVGAEEGR from the exons ATGAACATCAGCCATGGGCAGACATCGTCGCTCGACGCAG TCGACTACGACCCCATGGTCCACCTCAACCAGCTCTTCTCGCACCCGTCGACCGTCTCCTCCATCAGCCAGGTCTCGCAGAACCTGAAAGCTCGCCAGCATGAGCTATCGAGCGACATCGacatcctcgaggccaaaCAGGCCTACCAGCCCGACTCGAGCCTCGAGCGCATGCAGTCAGCTCAGACGGAGCTTGCGCAGCTCTTCCGCAAGATCGAGACGGTGCGGTCGCGCGCCATCGAGACGGAGCAGAACATCACCTCGATGACGGCCGACATcaagcgcctcgacggcaccaAGCGCAACCTGACGCTCAGCATGACGGCGCTCAAGCGGCTGCAGATGCTCACCACGGCCTACGAGCAGCTCAGGGGCTTGGCCAAGACGAGGCAATACCGCGAGTGCGCCGGCCTCCTGCAGGCCGTCATTCAGCTTATGAAGCACTTCAACAGCTACCGGAGCATCGAGCAGATTGCGACGCTGAGTCGCGAGGTCTCGGAGCTGCAGCGGGAGCTCTTGGAGCAGGTTTGTGAGGACTTTGAGATGGCGTTTGCCAAGGGCGAGGTCGCCTCCAAGAAGGGCATGCTGGTCGAGGCCTGCCTCGTCAtggatgccctcggcgactCTGCCAAGTCGCGAATCATCAACTGGTACGTCAACACGGAGTTGCGGGAGTACCGCCAGGTGTTccgcggcaacgacgaggcggggAGCCTCGACAACATCGGGCGGCGGTACTCCTGGTTCAAGCGCATGATGAAGACGCACGAGGAAGAGCACGCCACCATCTTCCCTCCCCACTGGCGGATGGGtgagctgctggcgacggcgttttGCGACGGCACGCGCGACGACTTCAAGGGCATTCTGGAGCGGAGCATGCGCCGCGTAGATGGCAACAAGGTGGACGTCAACTTGCTTCTCAGCTGTCTGCAGGAGACGCTCGACTTTGAGCAGACGCTGGAGAAGCGCTTCTCCAACGAACCCCGTGCGAGCATCGACACGCTGAGCTCGACAGAGGGCAGGGCGCACAACTTTAACGGGCTGATATCGGTCGCGTTTGAGCCATACCTGAGTCTCTGGGTCGAGTCGCAGGACAGGCAGTTGGCGGCCATGATACCCAAGTACCGGAACCAGCCCTCGATCCCGCCAGACGAGGAGTTTTCACCGCAAGCTGTCATGACGTCCGCCATCGAGCTGTTTCACTTTTACAAGCTTACGCTGTCACAATGCGCAAAGCTCTCGACGAGCGACCGCCTCCTGGATCTGTCGCGAACGCTGGCAAAGTACCTGGACGAGTATGCGCAGCAAGTGCTCCTCTACAAAttgcaggcgggcgggcagcatgGGCCGTCGGTGCAGGACGCGGTGCTTGTCCTGAACACGGCGGACTTTTGGCACCTAAACACGAACCAACTCGAGGAGAACATCAAGAAGAgaatcgacgacgacctcatGCCCAAGGTGGACCTCTCTTCCCAGTCCGACGCCTTCCTTGGCGTGGCCAGCGCGGCTGTGCTAGCCCTGGTGCATCTCGTGGAGCTCGACTGCGAGAATGTCTGGCGGGAGATGAAGAACACGAATTGGAGCACCATGGACAGCGCAGGCGACCAAAGCTCATACGTCAGCGAGCTCGTGCGACACGTCAACTCAAAAACGGAGGAAATACTGGGCGTGGTGACGAAGCAGCAGTATGCGCGGGCCTTTTGCGACAACCTGGTGGAGCACCTGGCCACGGCTTACATCGCCAACATTGTGCAGTGCCGACCCATATCGGAAAtcggcgcgcagcag ATGCTCGTGGACAAGTACGCCCTCACCAAGTCGTTTGGGACCCTCATGTCGCACCACAACCCGTCGCCGAACCAGCAGCCCCCGCCGTCTGGTTTTGTAAGGCGCGTCGAGCATTCGATGAACCGCATGGACCCGCTGCTCAAGACGCTGCAAGTGCGCGCATCACCGCCCGAGGGGCTCGTGCAGGCGTATCTGATCCACATCGGGGACAGGTCCGACATCAACTTCAAGAAGATCTTGGAGCTCAAAGGCGTGCGTAAGCAGGACCAGGCACACCTGATAGAGCTTTACAACATCCACAAGGAGAGCGGCTCCAACGACAAGCTGGCCCAGAACTCGCCGTTGCTGACACCACTGATGACGGGGCCGCAtcacagcagcggcggcggcggtggcagcgtGGGGCTGGGCGTGATGAACCCGACGGCAGCACTGAGCGCGGCATCCGGGACGCGGTTCGACGCCGGGTCCCTGGGGGAGAAGCTGctgagcgcggcgcgggatATTgggacgggcgcggcgggcacgggcatgggcatgggcatggccacggcggcaggcgcgggGCCGAGCGGCTCGGAGAAGGCGACCATCAACGAGAACCTGCGCAACTTTGGCAAGTTCTTCAAGAAGGACTTTGGGGGGCTCGGGGCGAGGTTCGGGAAGCGGgacggcagcgtcggcgccgaggaggggcGTTGA
- the UAP1 gene encoding UDP-N-acetylglucosamine pyrophosphorylase (COG:M~BUSCO:EOG09262MJW~EggNog:ENOG503NVWY) yields MDKVKEVLNIGSKGAAPAPAEPSPDVLAELKSRYADAGQGHVFNFYDDLSASERGTMFEQLAKFDPAHINDISQQATAPAKASDTPDKLEPLPDQALASILDSKPDDIKKWYESGVDLISQNKVAVVLMAGGQGTRLGSSDPKGCFDIDLPSHKPLFQIQAERIRKIQELAGKKAGGASVVVPWYVMTSGPTREPTRKFFESKNYFGLDPANIKIFEQGVLPCISNEGKILLENKGKVAVAPDGNGGIYQALVVSGVLDDMRKRGIQHIHAYCVDNCLVKVADPVFIGFAASLDVDIATKVVRKRNATESVGLILCKNGKPDVVEYSEIDKKTAEAEDPKQAGVLKFRAANIVNHYYSFRFLESIPQWAHKLPHHVARKKIPYADVETGETIKPESPNGIKLEQFVFDVFNMLPLDKFACMEVRREDEFSPLKNARGKGEDDPDTSKRDVMAQGRRWLEAAGATVVADGGVEVSPLISYGGEGLEKLKGTTVTAPAVLELE; encoded by the exons ATGGACAAGGTCAAAGAAGTCCTCAACATCGGCTCCAAGGGCgcggcccccgcccccgccgagcCCTCTCCCgatgtcctcgccgagctcaagTCCAGGTACGCCGACGCTGGCCAGGGCCACGTCTTTAACTTCTACGACGACCTGAGCGCCAGCGAAAGGGGCACCATGTTCGAGCAGCTGGCCAAGTTCGACCCCGCCCACATCAACGACATCTCTCAGCAGGCCACGGCCCCGGCAAAGGCCAGCGACACCCCCGACAAGCTCGAGCCCCTGCCCGAccaggccctcgccagcaTCCTCGACTCCAAGCCCGATGACATCAAGAAGTGGTACGAGTCGGGTGTCGACCTCATCAGCCAGAACAAGGTTGCCGTCGTTctcatggccggcggccagggcacCCGCCTCGGCAGCTCCGACCCCAAGGGCTGCTTCGATATCGACCTGCCCTCCCACAAGCCCCTCTTCCAGATCCAGGCCGAGCGCATCCGCAAGATCCAGGAACTCGCCGGCaagaaggcgggcggcgcctcggtcGTCGTGCCCTGGTACGTCATGACCAGCGGTCCGACGCGCGAACCCACGCGCAAGTTCTTCGAGTCCAAGAACTACTTCGGCCTCGACCCCGCCAATATCAAGATCTTTGAGCAGGGCGTCCTGCCCTGCATCTCCAACGAAGGCAAGATCCTGCTCGAGAACAAGGGCAAggttgccgtcgcccccgATGGTAATGGCGGCATCTACCAGGCCCTGGTGGTCTCGGGCGTGCTGGATGACATGCGCAAGCGTGGCATCCAGCACATCCACGCCTACTGCGTCGACAACTGCCTTGTCAAGGTCGCCGAccccgtcttcatcggctTCGCTGCCtccctcgacgtcgacattgCAACCAAGGTCGTCCGCAAGCGCAATGCCACCGAGTCGGTCGGCCTGATCCTATGCAAGAACGGCAAGCCCGACGTGGTCGAATACTCCGAGATCgacaagaagacggccgaggctgAGGACCCTAagcaggccggcgtcctcaagttccgcgccgccaacatcGTCAACCACTACTACTCGTTCCGCTTCCTCGAGTCCATTCCCCAGTGGGCCCACAAGCTGCCTCACCACGTTGCCCGCAAGAAGATCCCCtacgccgacgtcgagacgggcgagaccATCAAGCCCGAGTCGCCCAACGGCATCAAGCTCGAGCAGTTCGTCTTTGACGTCTTCAACATGCTGCCCCTCGACAAATTTGCCTGCATGGAGGTCCGTCGCGAGGACGAGTTCTCTCCCCTCAAGAACGCTCGCGGCAAGGGAGAGGACGACCCCGACACCAGCAAGCGCGACGTCATGGCCCAGGGCAGGCGCTGGCTGGAGGCAGCCGGCGCCACCGTTGTCGCCGATGGCGGTGTCGAGGTCTCACCCCTCATCAGCTAC GGCGGCGAAGgcctcgagaagctcaagggcaCCACGGTGACGGCCCCGGCCGTGCTCGAGTTGGAGTAG
- a CDS encoding Thymine-DNA glycosylase (EggNog:ENOG503NUH6~COG:L) translates to MQEGEEPGSPPPASFKGRLQLDSFKYNGSSETRLPRRSPRHNASSSVVAVSASPGRRSPSHRARSTSSRKRSRSPPSPSSQDPSPTSSEPPSAATSRSRSQSRSTSGDGDGGRKRKRPSRTGYAPPSTYAHLPLLPDALLPNLIVLFVGLNPGIQTARTGHAYAHPSNLFWKLLFSSGITPRPCRPDEDRQMPALYALGHTNIVARPSRNGAELSSREMDDGVAALEEKARAWRPECMCIVGKSIWESIWRVRHAGAKVGKAFKYGWQDEGENMGVVAGEWPGARVFVASSTSGLAASLSPAEKQAIWNELGSWVKQRRAEREAEAGTDTAATEQVSV, encoded by the coding sequence ATGCAGGAAGGAGAAGAGCCAGgctcgcctccgccggcgtcCTTCAAGGGTCGCCTTCAGCTTGACAGCTTCAAGTACAACGGCTCCTCCGAGACGCGGCTCCCGCGACGGAGCCCCCGGCACAAcgcatcgtcgtccgtcgtcgccgtctctgCTTCTCCTGGGCGCCGCTCCCCATCTCATCGCGCGCGCTCAACGAGCTCCCGCAAGCGCTCCCGCAGccccccgtcgccatcatctcAAGatccgtcgccgacgtcgtcagaaccgccgtccgccgccacctcccggagccggagccagAGCCGGAGCACcagcggcgatggcgacggcggccgcaagCGCAAGCGTCCTAGTCGCACCGGCTacgcaccgccgtcgacgtaCGCGCACCTCCCGCTCCTCCccgacgccctgctgcccAACCTCATCGTGCTCTTCGTCGGGCTCAACCCGGGCATCCAGACGGCGCGCACGGGGCACGCCTACGCCCACCCCTCCAACCTCTTCTGGAAGCTGCTCTTCTCCAGCGGCATCACCCCGCGGCCCTGCCGCCCCGACGAGGACCGCCAGATGCCCGCCCTCTACGCCCTCGGCCACACCAacatcgtcgcccgccccagccgcaacggcgccgagctcagCAGCCGCGAGatggacgacggcgtcgccgccctcgaggaaAAGGCCCGCGCCTGGCGCCCCGAGTGCATGTGCATCGTCGGCAAGAGCATCTGGGAGAGCATCTGGCGCGTCAggcacgccggcgccaaggtcGGCAAGGCTTTCAAGTATGGCTggcaggacgagggcgagaacatgggcgtcgtcgccggcgagtGGCCCGGCGCGAGGGTTTTTGTCGCGAGCAGCACGagcgggctcgccgcctcgctgtcGCCCGCGGAGAAGCAGGCCATCTGGAACGAGCTTGGCTCATGGGTCAAGCAGAGGAGAGCCGAGCgtgaggccgaggcgggcacAGACACGGCCGCGACCGAGCAAGTCTCGGTCTGA
- a CDS encoding uncharacterized protein (COG:S~EggNog:ENOG503NX2C) has product MSWETPTLTILCIVTFGLWWYRNLQSGTPSRSGHLHAGLTGLAILYDFRGRARDWCTSTYDAAINATPVEQLKMALTLGAIVWLLHRSWQTLWKPVPELVNILGVDIPLPPDVCLAGIGADSATLSWTRPTYRPVQRYLIQVNGVLVGESPANETAITVTGLKPSHFYNIRVVAVGQNNFRTGSPLIRLKTFGKDGRPQLGNSRLPTSFVDPDHPRESGNESDNSDRPALPFPAVEAAAVLDTGATAASRDTGPVISGQRRNTVNRRHSPSVASTDQPQIKPPVPSEMEMSLAELNEKFESIRKEIEDTQVLYAKDEAESQQQEEELRREKDRKRQVLKEKEEQTTQLRAMIRSTMEQMRAAEKERAKMEQQLKDKESKKTKVRDTIAKYEHEVERMRREREGFDAQKTELAKTRDRDVEKLDQDNTELQENCAALEAELKDKGKQLQDLKDARKLLTGADDEQWKEEDMQMRREWELRRRDMHARLVTDTKTGHVLGQQIRGALEPLYSLQQQTGAAYYGAPGASNMDFDLPPSAQRKRLSHGSNTFPATSLPSPERLPPAEPNFQTSIGFGNPSFAHGLFMDIAGDGTNEAQTEAELKATGGPLSPSAQTLLPSNIFEESEDADTMEPRSPILPEPITAGEDGPSYGPQSPASSIMSFPVFSSPQGSSQHLPFPPYTDNSDRNSLHMNSSPPPPIPAGHKIASFLSTFQRNRGSRASDEGGPPIGTLKPGQSQSFPTVSEENEPVVTRRRLNFPSWMNRNSVGPDTGTPGPPITVSRPLSAWRLRGSPSAAFPDRDRELSRPASIASTELPRPSTDSGSIWGAPGEALGLGKNRLWSPNDGRWASRSGSRRPSLQGSNPLTTTLASADDEILDDDDLLDPHTMPSQVGVIGSRPPGSSKSMSQRLNPNAPTFMGNMGNIFRKDRDKEKDRTKDKGKSSTVGTPSIELPPSFDDSPSDSRMSRDTQSVHTQPSVSESHESLQLDSAVSNTASETNLAATHSKDPENVVKKLFRKGSSSKFSLSSRLGKDSGLFKKTPGSASNSDKNMSAEHRSSLGDLDDLGEDVAILGRSYDSMASSPSLGPSKSKESREGGRMSSWRFSMSSIKKKGKDTPAKEKESLEMDRPQEDE; this is encoded by the exons ATGTCATGGGAGACCCCGACCCTGACAATACTCTGCATCGTCACCTTCGGTCTATGGTGGTATCGTAACCTGCAGTCCGGCACCCCCAGCAGGTCAGGCCACCTGCACGCCGGTCTCaccggcctcgccatcctctACGACTTTCGTGGCCGGGCCCGGGACTGGTGCACATCTAcgtacgacgccgccatcaatGCCACGCCGGTAGAGCAGCTCAAGATGGCGCTGACTCTCGGCGCAATCGTATG GCTGCTCCATCGATCATGGCAAACTCTCTGGAAGCCCGTGCCAGAGCTCGTCAAtatcctcggcgtcgacataCCACTCCCTCCCGATGTCTGCCTCGCCGGAATAGGAGCAGATTCCGCGACCCTGAGCTGGACGCGGCCGACATACCGTCCCGTCCAGAGATATCTGATACAAGTGAATGGAGTCCTTG TGGGAGAGTCGCCAGCGAACGAAACGGCCATCACCGTCACAGGGCTGAAGCCAAGCCACTTCTACAATATCCGAGTCGTCGCGGTCGGTCAGAACAACTTTCGCACGGGCAGCCCCCTCATACGTCTTAAAACCTTTGGCAAAGATGGGAGGCCGCAACTGGGCAACTCGCGGTTGCCTACGAGCTTTGTTGACCCCGACCACCCCCGAGAGAGCGGCAACGAGAGCGATAACTCCGACAGGCCCGCGCTCCCATTCCCGGcggtcgaggccgcggcggtccTGGATACCGGTGCCACGGCTGCTTCCCGGGATACCGGGCCAGTCATATCTGGACAGCGTCGGAATACCGTAAATCGACGGCATTCACCATCCGTGGCCAGCACCGATCAGCCTCAAATAAAGCCGCCTGTGCCATCCGAGATGGAGATGTCCTTGGCCGAGCTCAACGAAAAGTTCGAAAGCATCAGAAAAGAGATCGAGGACACACAGGTCCTGTacgccaaggacgaggcaGAGTCGCAACAACAAGAGGAGGAGTTGAGGAGAGAAAAGGACCGCAAGCGCCAAGTcctcaaggagaaggaagagcAGACGACACAGCTCAGGGCCATGATACGGTCCACCATGGAACAAATGCGGGCCGCAGAAAAGGAACGAGCAAAAATGGAGCAGCAACTGAAGGACAAGGAGTCCAAGAAGACCAAGGTTAGGGATACCATCGCAAAATACGAACACGAGGTGGAGAGAATGAGACGCGAACGCGAGGGCTTTGACGCCCAGAAGACCGAACTCGCCAAAACCCGCGACAGGGACGTTGAGAAGCTCGATCAAGACAACACGGAACTTCAGGAGAATTGCGCCGCGCTAGAGGCAGAGCTaaaggacaagggcaagcaATTGCAGGACCTCAAGGATGCTAGAAAGCTACTCaccggtgccgacgacgagcaatGGAAAGAGGAGGACATGCAGATGAGGCGTGAGTGGGAACTTAGGAGGCGCGATATGCACGCCCGACTCGTTACCGACACCAAGACTGGCCACGTTTTGGGACAGCAGATTAGGGGAGCCCTGGAACCGCTGTACAGCCTGCAGCAACAGACCGGTGCCGCATACTACGGCGCCCCAGGCGCCTCCAACATGGACTTTGActtgccgccgtctgccCAGCGCAAGAGGCTGAGTCACGGTAGCAACACTTTCCCGGCCACGAGTCTTCCATCTCCAGAGCGTCTTCCTCCAGCTGAGCCCAACTTCCAAACCTCCATTGGATTTGGCAACCCCAGTTTCGCCCACGGACTGTTCATGGACATTGCGGGTGATGGTACCAACGAAGCACAGACGGAGGCCGAGCTTAAGGCCACCGGTGGTCCGCTGAGTCCCTCGGCGCAGACTCTGCTTCCGTCGAACATTTTCGAAGAGAGCGAGGATGCGGACACGATGGAGCCCAGAAGCCCCATCTTGCCAGAGCCCATCaccgcgggcgaggacgggccGTCGTATGGGCCGCaatcgccggcgtcgtcaatCATGTCTTTTCCCGTCTTCTCAAGCCCACAGGGTTCCTCGCAGCATCTGCCTTTCCCGCCATACACGGACAACAGTGACCGGAACTCGCTGCACATgaactcgtcgccgccgccgcctattCCCGCTGGCCATAAGATTGCCAGCTTCCTCTCAACCTTTCAGCGCAATCGGGGCTCCAGGGCATCAGACGAAGGGGGTCCGCCGATCGGCACGTTGAAGCCCGGGCAAAGCCAGTCTTTTCCGACTGTGTCTGAGGAAAATGAGCCTGTGGTAACCCGACGGCGGCTTAATTTTCCATCTTGGATGAACCGCAATTCTGTTGGGCCAGACACCGGGACGCCGGGCCCCCCTATCACGGTCTCGAGACCTTTGTCTGCGTGGCGGCTTAGGGGCTCGCCATCTGCGGCGTTCCCAGACCGCGATCGCGAGCTGTCTCGGCCAGCCTCGATAGCGTCCACGGAATTGCCTCGGCCCTCAACAGACAGCGGTTCCATCTGGGGTGCAcccggcgaggccctcggtCTAGGCAAGAACCGATTGTGGTCACCGAACGACGGTCGTTGGGCCTCTCGGAGTGGCTCTAGGCGCCCATCGCTGCAAGGGTCCAACCCCCTGACGACGACTCTTGCGTCCGCGGATGACGAGATCttggacgatgacgacctgCTGGACCCGCACACGATGCCTAGTCAGGTGGGCGTCATTGGGTCGCGGCCCCCTGGCTCTTCCAAGTCCATGAGCCAACGCCTGAATCCCAATGCTCCTACTTTTATGGGCAACATGGGCAATATCTTTAGAAAAGATAGGGACAAGGAAAAGGATCGTaccaaggacaagggcaagagcTCGACGGTGGGCACTCCGAGCATAGAGCTGCCACCGAGCTTCGACGACTCGCCGTCGGACTCCCGGATGTCGCGAGACACGCAGTCAGTCCACACGCAGCCGTCAGTCTCGGAGTCTCATGAGTCGCTGCAGCTCGACTCAGCAGTGTCGAACACGGCGTCGGAGACGaacctggcggcgacgcactCGAAGGACCCTGAAAATGTTGTTAAGAAACTATTCCGTAAAGGGAGTTCCAGCAAGTTCAGCCTGTCCTCGAGGCTGGGCAAGGACTCTGGCTTGTTCAAGAAGACTcccggcagcgccagcaacTCGGACAAGAACATGTCGGCCGAGCACAGGTCTAGCCTGGGCGACTTGGACGACCTCGGGGAGGACGTGGCCATACTGGGCCGCAGCTATGACAGCATGGCGAGTAGCCCATCGTTAGGCCCATCCAAGTCGAAGGAGAGTCGGGAAGGCGGCAGGATGAGTTCGTGGCGCTTCTCCATGTCTTCAATtaagaagaagggcaaggatACGCCGGCGAAGGAAAAGGAGAGTCTAGAAATGGACAGACCCCAGGAGGACGAGTAG